From a single Collimonas pratensis genomic region:
- a CDS encoding amidohydrolase family protein, producing MKLICVEEHVLDPAIGAATQSLVRAEAPYLPDWGSRVIDGRHVTDPSRPHVIAPSESARKALEMGEPRLAEMDAASIDMQVLSYGGFPQLLPAAQAIDLNRAANDKLALAAQAHPARFAGFATLPWQAPEAAARELERAVKQLGLKGALINGRPGDTFLDDPRYAPILAAFDELKVPLYVHPGLPLPAVQAPYYGGFERELSARLAMFAWGWHNEAGIQVVRMLLAGVFDRYPGLQLISGHWGEMLPFFLQRLEDSIPQEASGLQRPIVQTYREHVYVSPSGMLTLPHFQFIHALMGAERILYSIDYPYQSLDGARAFIERLPVSETDKALIAHGNAERLLLL from the coding sequence GTGAAATTGATCTGTGTCGAAGAGCACGTACTCGATCCCGCCATCGGAGCGGCCACGCAGAGCTTGGTCCGTGCCGAGGCCCCTTATCTACCCGACTGGGGCAGCCGCGTGATCGACGGCAGGCATGTGACCGATCCCAGTCGTCCGCATGTTATCGCGCCCAGCGAGTCCGCCCGCAAAGCTCTGGAAATGGGTGAACCGCGCCTGGCCGAGATGGACGCGGCAAGCATCGACATGCAGGTACTCTCTTATGGCGGCTTTCCTCAGTTGCTGCCTGCGGCGCAGGCCATCGACCTGAATCGTGCCGCCAACGACAAACTGGCGCTGGCAGCACAGGCACATCCCGCGCGCTTCGCCGGCTTCGCCACGCTGCCCTGGCAAGCGCCCGAGGCAGCCGCGCGCGAACTGGAGCGGGCGGTGAAACAGTTGGGCCTCAAAGGCGCACTCATCAATGGCCGTCCCGGCGACACCTTCCTGGACGATCCGCGCTACGCGCCCATCCTCGCCGCTTTCGACGAACTGAAAGTCCCGCTGTACGTCCACCCCGGTCTGCCGTTGCCCGCCGTCCAAGCGCCGTACTATGGCGGTTTCGAGCGCGAACTCAGCGCCCGGCTTGCCATGTTTGCCTGGGGCTGGCACAACGAAGCGGGCATTCAGGTGGTACGCATGCTGCTCGCGGGCGTGTTCGACCGCTATCCGGGACTGCAGCTCATCAGTGGCCATTGGGGCGAGATGCTGCCTTTCTTCCTGCAAAGACTGGAAGACTCCATTCCGCAAGAAGCCTCCGGCCTCCAGCGTCCGATCGTGCAGACCTATCGCGAGCATGTGTACGTATCGCCCAGCGGCATGCTCACGTTGCCGCACTTCCAGTTCATCCATGCGCTGATGGGAGCGGAGCGCATTCTGTACTCCATCGACTACCCTTACCAGAGCCTGGACGGCGCAAGAGCCTTCATTGAGCGCCTTCCTGTCAGCGAAACCGACAAGGCCCTCATCGCCCACGGCAACGCCGAACGGCTGTTGCTTTTGTGA
- a CDS encoding NAD(P)-dependent alcohol dehydrogenase, whose translation MKRIQYHQYGGPELMQLDDFELAAPGKGEVTVKVKFAAINPIDWKLRNGMMKIVTGNAFPRAMGMDFSGVVTAIGPDVTRFRPGDAVFGLARFKESGALGQAVVTKETFLAKKPDEISFEDAACMGTPGVTAWNGLVDKAKLKAGQLVFVNGCAGAVGEAAVQIARILGASVEGSCSAGSMERARSLGVQAVYDYRTTDLGTLAERFDVVYDTAATMTTAMGLRLLQKDGVFLDLNPTPGKFIRSIFNRKLKPIVGTPRPDILERVATEARKGKFRLPIARIVALNEGIQLIRPTYSVRVWIRSVEREELRLRHTRKGSSA comes from the coding sequence ATGAAACGCATCCAATATCACCAATACGGCGGCCCAGAGCTTATGCAGCTCGATGACTTCGAGTTGGCCGCGCCGGGTAAAGGCGAGGTGACAGTAAAAGTCAAATTTGCAGCCATCAACCCAATCGACTGGAAGCTGCGCAACGGCATGATGAAGATCGTTACCGGAAATGCCTTTCCCCGCGCGATGGGTATGGATTTTTCGGGGGTGGTGACCGCGATCGGTCCAGACGTAACGCGTTTTCGTCCGGGAGACGCGGTGTTCGGTCTGGCCCGTTTCAAGGAGAGCGGCGCCCTGGGCCAGGCTGTGGTGACCAAAGAAACCTTCCTGGCAAAGAAGCCAGACGAAATTTCTTTCGAGGACGCGGCTTGCATGGGGACCCCGGGAGTCACGGCATGGAACGGCTTGGTTGACAAGGCGAAACTGAAGGCCGGCCAGCTCGTCTTCGTCAATGGTTGCGCTGGTGCAGTTGGCGAAGCGGCCGTGCAGATAGCGCGCATACTCGGGGCCTCGGTTGAGGGCAGTTGCAGCGCGGGATCGATGGAACGGGCACGCTCCCTCGGCGTTCAAGCGGTCTATGACTATCGGACTACGGATTTGGGGACGCTCGCTGAGCGTTTCGACGTGGTCTACGATACGGCCGCTACAATGACTACAGCGATGGGACTACGTCTGCTGCAAAAGGACGGTGTATTCCTGGACCTTAATCCAACCCCGGGTAAGTTTATTCGTTCTATCTTTAACCGTAAACTGAAGCCGATTGTGGGTACACCAAGGCCTGACATTCTTGAGCGCGTTGCCACTGAGGCGCGAAAAGGAAAATTTCGACTGCCGATTGCCAGAATCGTAGCTCTTAATGAAGGGATCCAACTGATCAGGCCGACATACTCGGTCAGGGTGTGGATTCGCTCAGTCGAGCGAGAGGAGCTTCGTTTGCGGCATACCAGAAAGGGGTCGTCAGCCTAA
- a CDS encoding metallophosphoesterase, whose product MKNVNLDQLASVPEKKRREILKSMLAMSVAGVGTILQGCGGGAESFSDASGTGSQGGTISPNGTTAPSGTTSPPLAVKAISSFSIPILPDTQFYPRYASEKMGELYQKLYKTINPLYSNPFKTQTQWIAAHSADLKIPFTIHLGDVVDQSWYYTAEGSSPWTSSTNLVANGQLNSDQVNKEWELASQAMQVLEVAKCPYSICAGNHDVGAIGHDMQWGPDWGVGVTGFNNDDGYQDGGSHRSGIFQPYLQVFPTERAKQQATFGGRHASGFHEYHVFSAEGNKFLVLSLSWRASDDALAWANQVIASNSTIPVILVNHQLMGIGSDGSTAADTAYSNYLWDKLIKNNDQIFMAVSGHYHGSCTKIKQNAFGNDVVLMVVDYQMAYMGGNGLLRLYDFDLTNNKITASSFSPWVPVKPSSTLNQFDVAWLTDSNQSFSLDFQFAKRFSSFNKNFNIPIGTSTQALTDIAKSLILTNYNQAPQKAVVLPTGSDDYPKVANTLAHWRFFNSAAAEGDAFPYQAGQQIKDASTAGVNPISLHTELGKPGDLIWSKDHHPLSASPGSLRFLNSTGTRASYFTTDPNSSLNTEPFSNGYTVEAFIKIDPGFDASVNGWMGILYRLGPVQSSLALLQTMGIAV is encoded by the coding sequence ATGAAAAATGTCAATCTGGATCAGCTCGCTTCCGTTCCCGAAAAAAAACGGCGAGAAATATTGAAATCGATGCTTGCGATGTCCGTAGCAGGGGTGGGCACGATATTGCAGGGCTGTGGAGGCGGGGCGGAGAGTTTCTCCGACGCCAGTGGTACAGGATCCCAAGGTGGAACAATATCTCCGAATGGAACAACGGCTCCGAGTGGAACAACATCGCCGCCACTCGCGGTCAAGGCCATATCAAGTTTTTCAATCCCCATTTTGCCCGATACGCAATTTTATCCACGCTATGCTTCTGAGAAGATGGGGGAGTTATATCAGAAGCTCTACAAGACAATTAATCCACTGTACAGCAATCCGTTCAAAACTCAGACACAGTGGATTGCCGCACATAGCGCCGATCTGAAAATACCATTCACGATTCATCTCGGTGACGTGGTAGATCAGTCGTGGTACTACACGGCAGAAGGTTCCTCGCCATGGACAAGCAGTACAAATCTGGTGGCGAATGGACAGCTGAATAGCGACCAGGTAAACAAGGAGTGGGAGCTGGCAAGCCAAGCCATGCAAGTCCTGGAGGTAGCGAAGTGCCCCTATTCGATCTGTGCCGGCAATCACGACGTTGGCGCGATTGGGCATGACATGCAATGGGGGCCGGATTGGGGCGTTGGTGTGACGGGCTTTAACAACGACGATGGCTACCAGGACGGCGGCAGTCATCGTTCCGGTATCTTCCAGCCGTATCTGCAAGTGTTCCCGACGGAACGCGCCAAGCAGCAAGCCACATTCGGCGGCAGGCATGCATCCGGATTCCATGAGTATCATGTTTTCAGCGCGGAAGGTAACAAGTTTCTCGTGCTCTCCCTATCTTGGAGAGCCTCCGATGATGCTCTCGCGTGGGCAAACCAGGTTATAGCGAGCAACAGCACGATCCCGGTGATCCTGGTAAATCATCAATTGATGGGAATTGGCAGCGACGGCAGCACTGCGGCCGACACTGCCTATTCAAATTATTTGTGGGACAAGCTTATAAAAAACAACGACCAGATTTTCATGGCTGTCAGCGGGCACTATCACGGGTCGTGCACGAAAATCAAACAGAACGCTTTTGGCAACGACGTCGTTTTAATGGTGGTCGATTATCAGATGGCATATATGGGCGGCAACGGATTGCTGCGGCTGTATGACTTTGATCTGACTAATAACAAAATAACGGCCAGTTCATTTTCCCCATGGGTGCCTGTCAAGCCGTCGAGCACGCTTAATCAGTTTGATGTTGCGTGGCTAACAGATTCCAATCAAAGCTTTTCGCTGGATTTTCAATTCGCAAAGAGGTTTTCATCTTTCAATAAAAATTTCAATATCCCGATTGGCACATCAACCCAAGCATTGACAGATATAGCGAAGTCCTTGATTCTTACCAATTACAACCAGGCACCGCAAAAAGCTGTTGTACTGCCGACTGGCAGCGACGATTATCCAAAGGTGGCCAATACGCTCGCGCATTGGCGGTTTTTTAATTCAGCGGCGGCCGAAGGGGATGCTTTCCCGTATCAGGCAGGACAGCAGATCAAGGACGCATCAACGGCTGGAGTCAACCCCATTTCTTTGCACACCGAACTTGGCAAGCCGGGAGATCTGATTTGGTCGAAGGATCATCATCCGTTGTCGGCATCCCCAGGAAGTCTGCGTTTTCTCAATTCCACGGGCACGAGAGCCTCTTACTTCACAACCGATCCAAACTCTTCTCTGAATACCGAACCGTTCTCGAACGGGTATACAGTCGAAGCATTTATCAAGATTGATCCCGGCTTCGACGCTAGCGTAAATGGATGGATGGGCATCCTGTATCGCCTCGGCCCCGTTCAGAGCTCACTGGCTTTGCTTCAGACGATGGGGATTGCTGTCTGA
- a CDS encoding flavodoxin family protein translates to MLIAIVYDSGWGHTARQAQSVAEGVRRVADAEARLIPVAEGAIPWEVLEASDAIVFGSPTYNGAPSARFKQFCEDSTKPAWSEMKWRDKVAAGFTNSGAQNGDKLHSLISMALFAAQHGMLWVGLDLMPGNDSSRGSVHDLNRLGSWLGAMAQSNGDQGPDDTPIKSDLDTAAYLGQRAAETVRRLQAV, encoded by the coding sequence ATGCTGATTGCAATTGTTTACGACAGCGGCTGGGGCCATACCGCCAGGCAGGCGCAAAGCGTAGCCGAGGGCGTGCGCCGGGTGGCAGACGCCGAGGCACGACTGATTCCCGTGGCGGAAGGCGCTATCCCCTGGGAAGTACTTGAGGCCAGCGATGCCATCGTCTTCGGTTCGCCGACGTACAACGGTGCTCCCAGTGCACGCTTCAAGCAGTTTTGCGAAGACTCGACCAAGCCGGCCTGGAGCGAGATGAAATGGCGCGACAAGGTGGCCGCCGGTTTCACCAATTCGGGCGCGCAAAACGGCGACAAGCTGCATTCGCTGATCTCGATGGCGCTGTTTGCGGCCCAGCACGGCATGTTGTGGGTCGGACTCGATCTGATGCCCGGCAACGACAGCAGCCGTGGCAGCGTGCACGACCTCAATCGCCTGGGCAGCTGGTTGGGCGCGATGGCGCAATCCAACGGCGACCAGGGACCGGATGACACCCCCATCAAGAGCGACCTCGACACCGCTGCCTACCTTGGGCAGCGCGCGGCGGAGACGGTGCGCCGACTTCAAGCCGTTTGA
- a CDS encoding LamG-like jellyroll fold domain-containing protein produces the protein MFALSNLMEIQWEIVPVDQNTNLTCWSGSISAGQWLHIAVVNNPSDSYSTTLYVEGAPVLRNNSGMNGVRSVKPAAQMAVGCGQWAGDMSTGFLGSLGEIRIVGTPLTSDKWLTARAS, from the coding sequence ATGTTCGCGTTGTCGAACTTGATGGAAATTCAGTGGGAAATCGTGCCGGTCGATCAAAACACTAACCTGACATGCTGGTCCGGCAGTATCTCTGCAGGACAATGGCTGCATATCGCCGTCGTTAATAACCCGAGTGACTCGTATTCCACAACCTTGTATGTGGAAGGCGCGCCTGTCCTGCGAAACAACTCCGGCATGAACGGCGTTCGCAGTGTCAAGCCTGCGGCTCAGATGGCGGTCGGTTGCGGGCAATGGGCGGGAGACATGTCAACCGGGTTCTTAGGCAGCTTAGGGGAAATCCGCATTGTCGGCACCCCGCTGACCTCGGATAAGTGGCTTACTGCCCGGGCTAGCTGA
- a CDS encoding type 1 glutamine amidotransferase domain-containing protein, with protein MTKQASKLKPVLFVVTSNAVKGATGIPTGFNLAEVTHPLEKLQAAGLQVEYASPLGGAAPLDGLEDMNDPVIARYWADADFRHAIAHTLCLDDVDPSRYSAIFFAGGHGTMWDFPDSVAAQKAIREIDAAGGIVSAVCHGPAALVNARRADGSLLVANKRVAAFTDGEEEEVQSTHVVPFLLASTLNERGAHHQNAANWADNVVIDGRLITGQNPQSAASLGEALRDALLA; from the coding sequence ATGACCAAGCAAGCTTCCAAACTTAAGCCCGTCCTCTTCGTCGTCACCAGCAACGCGGTGAAGGGAGCAACGGGTATCCCCACCGGTTTTAACCTGGCCGAAGTCACCCACCCGCTGGAAAAATTACAAGCAGCAGGTCTCCAGGTGGAATACGCCTCGCCCTTGGGCGGCGCTGCGCCGCTGGATGGGCTGGAAGACATGAACGATCCGGTCATTGCCCGCTATTGGGCCGATGCCGATTTCCGTCATGCCATCGCGCATACGCTGTGCCTGGATGATGTCGATCCTTCGCGCTATTCGGCGATCTTCTTTGCGGGCGGTCACGGCACGATGTGGGACTTCCCCGACAGCGTCGCCGCGCAAAAAGCCATTCGCGAAATCGATGCGGCGGGCGGTATCGTCTCGGCGGTGTGCCATGGCCCGGCGGCCCTGGTCAACGCGCGCCGTGCCGATGGCAGCCTGCTGGTGGCAAATAAACGAGTGGCAGCCTTTACCGACGGCGAGGAAGAGGAAGTGCAATCCACGCACGTTGTGCCTTTTCTGCTAGCGTCCACGCTCAACGAACGCGGCGCACACCACCAGAACGCCGCCAATTGGGCCGACAACGTAGTCATCGATGGTCGCCTCATCACCGGACAGAATCCGCAGTCCGCTGCGAGCTTGGGCGAAGCGTTGCGCGATGCCTTATTGGCGTGA
- a CDS encoding LysR family transcriptional regulator, which produces MTKELDSPIALMSAAPERQERFDGVTVFLEVVRLGGFTSAAEHLGLTRSAVGKAMARLEARLATRLFHRTTRVQSLTDDGQIYYEHCARAQAELQAAEAQMASGRHEMTGRLRVSMPVLFGRHCIAPILLNLAQQHPSLDLHLSFSDRTVDVLAEGFDLAIRSGLLGTESEGLRARKLGVQRKRVCASPAYLAAHGRPLSTTELAAHSILLYRRADRVNVWQLPDATGRIVNTPLNSRLQLDDLEAIADAATAGLGLAWLPEWLVRERLRTGQLVSVLDDQPGGTVDCYALWPSVAHMPLRLRLAVDALIEQLPKSMDPIVD; this is translated from the coding sequence ATGACGAAGGAACTGGATTCCCCAATAGCTTTGATGAGCGCGGCTCCCGAGCGGCAGGAACGTTTCGATGGGGTCACTGTGTTTCTGGAGGTAGTACGCTTGGGCGGCTTCACAAGCGCGGCGGAGCACCTGGGCCTGACGCGCTCGGCGGTAGGCAAGGCGATGGCCCGACTGGAGGCGCGTTTGGCTACCCGGCTGTTCCATCGCACGACGCGGGTACAGAGTCTGACCGACGATGGCCAGATCTACTACGAGCACTGCGCTCGAGCGCAGGCAGAGCTGCAAGCGGCGGAGGCGCAGATGGCGTCCGGCCGGCACGAAATGACGGGGCGGCTACGCGTTTCCATGCCCGTGCTGTTCGGTCGCCACTGCATCGCACCCATCTTGTTGAATCTGGCGCAGCAGCATCCATCGCTTGACCTGCATTTGAGTTTCAGCGACCGTACTGTGGACGTGCTGGCTGAAGGTTTTGATCTCGCCATCCGCAGCGGCTTACTGGGGACCGAGAGCGAAGGCCTGCGGGCGCGCAAGCTGGGGGTGCAGCGCAAGCGGGTGTGCGCCTCGCCGGCTTACCTGGCTGCACATGGACGCCCGCTGAGCACGACCGAGCTGGCCGCACACAGCATCCTGCTTTACCGGCGTGCCGACCGCGTCAACGTCTGGCAGTTGCCCGATGCAACCGGCCGCATTGTGAACACGCCGCTGAACTCCCGCCTGCAACTAGATGATCTGGAGGCCATTGCGGACGCAGCCACGGCTGGCCTGGGCCTCGCCTGGCTGCCCGAATGGCTAGTCCGGGAGCGCCTGCGCACGGGGCAGCTGGTCAGCGTGCTGGACGACCAGCCCGGCGGCACGGTGGACTGTTACGCGCTCTGGCCTAGCGTGGCTCACATGCCGTTGCGCTTGCGGCTGGCAGTGGACGCCCTGATTGAACAACTGCCGAAAAGCATGGATCCAATCGTCGACTAA
- a CDS encoding SDR family oxidoreductase, whose amino-acid sequence MNLTTSTILITGGGAGIGLALARQLSERGNRVIVCGRSEEALLKAQAQLPHVVTRVCDITDQASRQSMVNWLNTEHPGLAMVINNAGVQYRRLFTDMNALEYLEQEVATNFTAPVRLIGELLPLLKRQSQAAIINVTSALAFAPMADVPVYCATKAAMHSFTLTLRHQLKATGVRVVEMAPPIVDTGLGGGTRSGGAAGQQMMSADEFAIDALIQLENDQDEVLVGLSVGARKMGEALFERMNGA is encoded by the coding sequence ATGAACCTGACGACAAGCACCATTCTTATTACGGGCGGCGGTGCCGGCATCGGCTTGGCACTGGCAAGGCAACTTTCCGAGCGCGGCAATCGTGTCATCGTCTGTGGGCGCAGCGAGGAAGCGCTGCTGAAAGCGCAAGCCCAGCTGCCACACGTAGTCACCCGCGTCTGCGATATCACTGATCAAGCAAGCCGCCAGTCCATGGTGAACTGGCTGAACACCGAACATCCCGGACTCGCCATGGTCATCAACAACGCGGGCGTGCAATACCGCCGGTTATTCACGGATATGAACGCGTTGGAGTACCTCGAGCAAGAGGTCGCTACCAATTTCACCGCGCCGGTGCGGCTCATCGGCGAGTTATTGCCATTGCTGAAGCGACAATCCCAGGCTGCGATCATTAACGTCACCTCTGCCCTGGCATTCGCGCCAATGGCCGATGTTCCCGTCTACTGCGCGACCAAAGCAGCTATGCACTCCTTCACGCTCACCCTGCGTCACCAGCTCAAAGCGACGGGCGTCCGGGTTGTGGAAATGGCGCCGCCCATCGTTGACACTGGACTGGGCGGCGGAACCAGGAGCGGAGGCGCCGCCGGACAGCAGATGATGTCCGCCGACGAGTTCGCTATCGACGCCCTTATCCAGTTAGAAAACGATCAGGACGAAGTGCTGGTCGGCTTGTCTGTGGGCGCGCGCAAGATGGGCGAAGCCTTGTTTGAGCGCATGAATGGGGCTTGA